One window of Bacteroides sp. AN502(2024) genomic DNA carries:
- a CDS encoding SAM-dependent methyltransferase has product METALYLLPVTLGDTSIEKVLPPYNKEIISGIRYFIVEDVRSARRFLKKVDREIDIDALAFYPLNKHTSPEDISTYLEPLVGGASMGVISEAGCPAVADPGADVVAIAQRKKLKVVPLVGPSSIILSVMASGFNGQSFAFHGYLPIEAGERAKQLKTLEQRVYAENQTQLFIETPYRNHKMIEDILINCRPQTKLCIAANITCEGEYIQTRTVKDWRGHVPELSKIPCIFLLYK; this is encoded by the coding sequence GTGGAAACTGCCCTTTATTTGTTGCCCGTGACTTTAGGTGATACATCTATTGAAAAAGTATTGCCTCCTTATAATAAGGAAATAATCTCCGGTATCCGGTATTTTATAGTTGAAGATGTTCGTTCTGCCCGTCGTTTCCTGAAAAAGGTGGACCGGGAGATTGATATTGATGCGTTGGCTTTTTATCCGTTGAACAAGCATACTTCACCTGAAGATATTTCCACTTATCTGGAACCTTTGGTAGGTGGAGCTTCAATGGGGGTTATTTCCGAAGCCGGTTGTCCGGCGGTTGCTGATCCGGGAGCGGATGTAGTTGCCATTGCGCAACGTAAAAAATTAAAGGTCGTTCCTTTGGTGGGACCTTCTTCCATTATTCTTTCTGTGATGGCTTCCGGTTTTAACGGGCAGAGTTTTGCGTTTCATGGTTATCTGCCGATTGAAGCGGGGGAGCGTGCCAAGCAACTGAAAACATTGGAGCAGCGTGTGTATGCTGAAAATCAGACCCAACTTTTCATTGAGACACCTTACCGGAATCATAAGATGATAGAGGATATTTTGATAAATTGTCGTCCTCAAACGAAACTTTGTATTGCCGCCAATATAACGTGTGAAGGAGAGTATATACAGACACGTACAGTGAAGGACTGGAGAGGACATGTGCCCGAATTGTCTAAGATTCCTTGTATTTTTCTCTTATATAAATAA
- a CDS encoding gliding motility lipoprotein GldB, translating to MKLRISLLNLLIGMLFASCGIIAGKSTEQKEEKVSVLRYDKLLSDYVRSNSFSAMQRLTMDYRMPTKILIEDVLSIGTVKDDTISQRLQKFYSDTTLVRLLSDVEAKYPNLDEVERELSRGFRKLKKEVPNTKVPFIYSQVSAFNESIILVDSLLGISLDKYMGEDYPLYKRFYYDYQCRSMRPERIVPDCFAFYLLSRYDMNYHEGICLIDLMMHSGKINYVVQNLLGYSDIGEAIGYSKEESDWCEENEREIWNYICTNDHLHARDPMVIRYYMKLAPAVDMLGTQAPALIGTWVGARIIASYMKKHKDMKLKDLLEFTDYHEMLSESNYLAS from the coding sequence CTTTTCGCTTCCTGCGGGATAATCGCGGGGAAGAGTACGGAGCAGAAAGAAGAGAAGGTTTCTGTGCTAAGATATGATAAGCTGTTGAGCGACTATGTTCGCTCCAACAGCTTTTCTGCTATGCAGAGATTGACGATGGATTACCGTATGCCGACGAAAATCCTGATCGAGGATGTGCTGTCTATCGGTACGGTGAAAGATGATACCATTTCGCAACGTCTGCAGAAATTTTATTCGGATACGACTTTGGTTCGTTTGCTTAGTGATGTAGAAGCAAAGTATCCCAATCTGGATGAGGTGGAAAGAGAGCTTAGTAGAGGATTCCGAAAATTGAAAAAGGAAGTTCCTAATACGAAAGTGCCGTTTATCTATTCGCAAGTTTCCGCTTTTAATGAATCTATTATTCTGGTAGATTCTTTATTGGGAATCAGCCTTGATAAATATATGGGGGAAGATTATCCTCTTTATAAGCGTTTTTATTACGATTACCAGTGCCGCTCGATGCGTCCGGAACGGATTGTACCGGATTGTTTTGCTTTTTATCTTTTGAGCCGTTACGATATGAACTACCACGAAGGTATTTGTCTGATTGATTTGATGATGCATTCCGGGAAAATCAATTATGTAGTGCAGAACTTATTAGGATATAGTGATATTGGCGAAGCAATAGGGTATTCCAAGGAGGAAAGCGATTGGTGTGAGGAAAATGAAAGAGAGATATGGAATTATATCTGTACCAACGATCATCTGCACGCCCGTGACCCGATGGTAATTCGCTATTATATGAAGCTTGCTCCTGCTGTCGATATGTTGGGCACTCAAGCTCCGGCATTGATCGGAACATGGGTGGGAGCAAGAATCATCGCTTCTTATATGAAAAAGCATAAGGATATGAAACTGAAAGATCTCTTGGAATTTACCGATTATCACGAAATGTTAAGTGAATCCAACTACTTGGCTTCCTGA